The Pontibacter korlensis sequence GGCTTAAGTACAGGTATAACGGCAGGTTTGTCTGATGTTGGTAAGAGTGTGATTATCCTATCAATGTATTTAGGAAGGGTTGGAACGCTGACGCTGGCGCTGGCGCTGAGCACGCATGCTAAATCCACAGCTTACAAATACCCTGCTTCTCACTTGGCTGTAGGCTAAGGAGAGTAGTCCTCAAGCAAAGTCAGGTTATAAAACTGGAAGTTACTTATTGATATGGAGGGCTATGGAGCCGACAAGGAAGATATTGTTGGCTCCATAGCCCTCATTTCTTAAGAAGATAGGATTGCTGCCTCTTAACCATCTCGCTTCTGTTCGGCAAACCACGTTGGGGTGCGGGGAATAATCAGCATTTAATGACAACCCTGTTGTTCTGAAGCCTTCAGTGCTCGGTGCAGCTATAATTATCTGGTGTCGGTCAGAATAATATTCTGCTCTGGCCGCTGCTGCCCACTGGCTGTTAAACTGATAGCGGCTAATTAAGACAGGACTGTACCAGACCTGATAGTTGCTGCTGCCTTTAGACTCTTGTTGTGCTCCAATATCAAAACCAGCGATAAGTGAAAGTCTTTCATTTAAGCTGAATTGGCCACACAGGTTGTTGAAGTATCGCATTCTTCTGAATCTGTCAGGGTCGTCTGTGCCGATAAAAGTGCTCCAATTCAGCGCCACCTGGTCGTTAGGAGTATAATTCACCTGAGTTCCAAAAGAGGGTAGTGAGTTACCCGATACCCGTCGGATTCTTTGCCAACCATTGGTAACAAGTACAGCGAGAGTCCAGGATGAGGTGGGGCTATAGCTTACTTTGGCTCCAGCAAGATAATAAGGTGAGTTTTCTGCAAGTAAAGAGCGTGTTAAAGTAAAGTTGTCTGTTGAGATGGCACTCTCGAACCCAATATGAGAGCCAAAAATGCCCGCATCCAGCCACAGGTTACCTTTAGATGAAAGCGCCACGCCTACGTTTGCCTCAAACACATGCCGGAGGAACTCCTCCTCGGCTGCGTAATTATCCATGACATAGGTGCCAGCCTGTAAAGCAATGTTACCTCTGTACTTCTGATGCTCAACAGAAACCTTAAGCAGAGCCAGGTTTAAGTTAAACTCGTTATGTCTGTTGTGGTTGTAGAGGAAAGGCTGCCTGAAGTTAGTTTTAGGCCTGTTAAAATCATATGCATAAAAATGTCGGTAAACCCTGAGATTGTAACTGCAGGGCCTGCCGACATGGTTTTATCTGTTTGAGCGAAAGCAGGAAGAGAAAAAGCTATTAGCAAAATTATGAGGTTGAAAGCCTGTAAAATACCCTTAGGCTTTCTTTTGTTGCTACAGATTCTGTTCTCTGTCTCTTTCAGATATTTTTGTTGAGCTTCTAGCTTTTTGCTTCCCCAACTACAGTTCCATATTCCTTTACTGTTTGCACAAAGCATTTTACCTTTTCCGGGTCAGTATCAGGGTATACGCCGTGGCCGAGGTTAGCGATGTGCCGGTGTGGACCGAATTCTTTCAGCATCTTAATCGTCTCATGCTGTATCGAGTCGAAGGAGCTGTACAGAAGGCATGGGTCCATGTTACCTTGCAAAGTCTTGTTAGGACCAACTTGTTGACGCGCTTTGTCGATCTCCATGTTCCAGTCGAGGCCAATAGTTTCGCAGTTCAGCTTGCTGAAGTCTTCCAGAGCAAAGAAAGCACCCTTTGCAAACACCGTTACCGGCACATTGCGGATGGCGTTACAAATCTCCGAGATGTATGGTAAGGCAAACTCGCGGTAGTGTGCTGGTGAAAGTATACCTGCCCATGAGTCAAACACCTGGATAAGGTTGGCACCAGCTTCTACCTGCGCTTGCAGGTAAGAGATGGTTGTGTCCGTGATCATGCGCAGTAACTGGTGCGCTAGCTTAGGGTTAGTATACAACATACCACGGGCATGAGAGAAAGTTTTAGAGCCACTTCCCTCTACCATGTAAGCCAGGATAGTCCAAGGTGCACCTGCAAAACCGATCAGAGGCACACGGCTGTTAAGTGCTTTCTTGGTAATTTTAATGGCATCCAGTACGTAGTGCAGGTGTTCGTGCGGGTCCGCTACACGAAGCTTTCTCAAGTCCTGTTCGTTCCGAACCGTATTAGGAAAAATAGGACCACGCTTCTCAATCATTTCATAGGTGCAGCCCATTGCCTCTGGCACCACCAGGATATCAGAGAAAATGATTGCAGCATCTACATCGAGTATATCAACAGGCTGTATGGTTACCTCAGCGGCAAGTTCTGGTGTCTCCACCAACTCCTTAAAGCCACTCAGGCTTTCGCGTACAGCACGGTATTCAGGCAAAATTCGGCCAGCCTGACGCATGAGCCAAACCGGAGTGCGCTCTACGGCTTCACCCTTGGCAGCTCTTATAAGCAGATCATTCTTCAGTTGCATGGCACAAAGATACGGATTTTACCATGCGATTGTTAATCTGCGGCAAAGTCCATTAGCTACCTATCTAGCAGCGAGAGTATACCAGTGCTCACGAAGTTAACTCCAATTGACAGTACAATAAAGCCCATAATGCGCGACAAGGCTGACAGGCCAGCTTTGCCTAAGTAGTTAATCAACTGGTGTGAGAAAATCAGAATAATAAAAGTTACCACCGCCACCAAAGTAATAGAAAGTACAATCAGGCTGATGTCGGGGTAAGACAAGGCAGGAGAGAACAAGCCTATACTTACAGCAATAGCACCGGGTCCGGAAAGCATGGGCATAGCCAATGGTGTAAAGGATATGTCGTCTTTTTCCAGTCCCTCCTTCAGTACTCCTTTAGAAACTTTTTTGCCACGGTGCGCCTTGCTGGTGAGTAGTCCGAAGCCAGCGCGCATTATCATCAAACCACCTGCAATCCGGATATCTGACAACCCAATGCCGAAAAAGTTGAGCACGTACTGCCCCGCCAGGAAAAATACAGAAAGGATAAGCGCCATGTAGATACAGGCCCTTAACGCCTGCTGGTTACGGTTGGCGGCTGAGTCGTCTTGCGTTAGGGTGATGAAGACGGGCATGGCTCCAAAAGGGTTCACAACTGTAAATATTGCCGAAAATGTAGCCAACACTAATTCCATAGGGAAGTATATTTTGGCCGCAAAAGTAGGTGGCGCAAGTTAAGGCAGGGTTACAGATATATTGTGAATCAGTTAAGAGAGCAAGATTGGTGAAAGAAAAAGGCTCGAGGAGCAACTACCACCTCGAGCCTTCTATTGGTTCAATTATTTACCAAGATTAGCCGTTATTGTGAGCAGCCTCTGTGGATTTTTTACGGGGTGCGCGTCGGCGGCTTTCTTTCCGCTTTACATAAACTGCTGAGCGCCCTTTGTCTTCCTCCTTCCGGATGATAAAGATGTCTTTATAGGCGCTAATGAGCTGCAGGAGCTGGCCATAGCCGAATGTGCGTGGATCGAAACTGGGGTCCAGCTGGCGTAGGTTGGTACCCATCATGCCCAAGTGTGCCCAGCCATCTTCATCTGCCGACATAGTGAAAGCCTCTTTCAGGAGCGGCACAGGGTTAGGGCGCTGCTGGCTGGTAGAGTCACTGCTTCCTTTCTCTGACTGCTCAATCTTTTCGTCAATATCATCCGTTAGGTTTTCAGTAAAGATAAACACGTTGCAAGCGTTCACGAAAGGCTTGGGTGTTTTACGCTGGCCTATGCCCATCACAAAAGTGCCTTCTTCACGAATACGAGTGGCTAGACGGGTATAATCGCTATCGGAGGAAACGATGCAAAAGCCATCTACTAAGCCTGAGTGCAGCAGGTCCATGGCATCGATGATAAGAGCACTGTCGGTGGCATTTTTACCTACCGTATAACGGAACTGCTGTATAGGCTGTATAGCATGGTTGTTCAGGCACTCTTTCCAGCCGTTCATCTGAGGAGTTGTCCAGTCGCCATAAATGCGGCGGATAGTGGGAGCGCCATACTTTCCGGCCTCGGCCATCAACTTTACAATCAGGCTAGGCTGGGCGTTATCGCCATCAATCAGCATAGCCATTTTATCAACTTTATTGTTTTTAGGTATATTCTTCATGTATAAAGGGTTTGTTGCAGTTGACCATTTGCGCCTCTGCCAAAGTGGGGCTACGTGCCTTACATAGTTATACTACTATTTTTGCCCGAGGTTATAGCCGAAGATGCACGACTGCGATAAGTATAAAAAGCTATATTTGCTTTAGGCCGAATGGCAGGTAGGTTTACGTATAACTTTCGGACGACCTTCGTCATTAGCAGTATAGTAGGCAAATATCACCTTAAATCAAGTATAAACCTTCCGTATGAACAAATATAAAATCACACTTTTAGCGATGGGAGTATCTTTATTGGCCGCACTAGGGTCAGCAAAGGCGCAGGTATACAAAGCAGAGGAACCTCTGGCGCACACTTATTCTATAGTAGCCCGCGACCCAAAAACCGGCGAAATGGCGGTTGGGGTACAAAGCCACTGGTTCTCAGTAGGTACAGCCGTACCTTGGGTGGAGGCAGGCGTGGGCGTTGTAGCAACACAGTCTTTCACGAACAAGTCGTTTGGGTTACGTGGCTTGGCACTCCTGAAAGAAGGAAAAACACCGGAGGAAGCACTAGCCGTTTTACTGGCTGACGATGAAGGACGTGAGGTGAGACAGGTGGCAATTCTGGATGCACAAGGTAGGGTAGCGGCTCATACGGGTAAGCAATGTATCCGCTACGCCGGGCATATAACCGGTAAAAACTTCTCAGTGCAAGCCAATATGATGCTGACAGACAAAGTATGGCCAGCTATGGCAAAAGCCTTTGAGCGAAGCGAGGGGCAGCCACTGGCCGAGCGCGTGCTGTTGGCTATGCAGGCTGCCGAAAACGAAGGTGGTGACATCAGAGGAAAACAGTCGGCGGCGCTGGTGGTGGTAAAAGGCCAGAAAGATGACCAGCCTTGGGATGATAAAACCATTGATTTGCGTGTGGATGACCATGAACAGCCTTTGAAGGAACTGGAGCGCCTGCTGAAAGTATACCGTGCCTACGAACACATGAATGCTGGCGACCTAGCTATAGAAAAAGGGCAAATGCAAAAGGCTATGGAGGAGTATGGCAAAGCAGAAGTTATGTTCCCAAATAACCTGGAGATGAAGTACTGGCATGCCATTGGCCTGGCCAATAGCGGACAAGTGGAGGAAGCAGCTAAACTGCTGCGCGAAGTTTACAAGAAAGATGCTAACTGGCGAGAACTTACAAGCAGATTGCCGGAAGTGGGCTTGCTGGACGTAAGCAAGCAGCAGATGGAAAAGCTGATGAAATAGCCGCGTATTGCTAACTCAGTGTAGAAAAGGAGCAATAGCAAATCAGCTACTGCTCCTTTTCTTTTGAAGATTACTCATTTATGAACGGTAATGGTAAAGGTGCTAAACTCCTAAACCAGCCTTCATAAAGCGAGCTGCAGGGAAAGGTAAGTATTAAATAAAATCCTTAAATTGAAGGCTTGTTAAGTAACCTAATCACCTTTTATACCGAGATGTTAAATAAACAGAACCTACGTTGCCTGATGGTAGCGGCTGCCACGGCCTTAACCCTGCCGGCTATGGCACAAAAGAACTATGCACAAGATTCTACTACCATCAAGAAAATCTACGATAATGCCCTCACCAGCTACGAGAGCTATGAGAACCTACGTTACCTTACCAAGCAAATTGGTGCACGCCTGAGCGGGTCTCCGCAGGCTGCCGCTGCCGTAGAGTGGAGCAGGCAGGTAATGGAAAAGATGAACCTTGATACAGTATACCTGCAGGAGGTAATGGTACCACATTGGGTTCGTGGCGACAAAGAAATTGGCCGCGTTACCAACTCTAAGCTGCTCGGCACGGTGGACATGAACATTGTAGCGCTGGGTGCATCGGTGGGTACAGGCAAGCAGGGCCTGAGTGCTGAGGTAGTAGAGGTGAAGAGTTTTGAGGAACTGGAGAAGCTGGGTAAGAAGAAGGTAAAAGGCAAAATTGTTTTCTTCAACCGCCCATTCGATAATACCCATATAACTACAGGGGCAGCCTATAGTGATGCAGTTGATCAGCGTGGCGGAGGTCCGGTTGCTGCTGCTAAACTTGGTGCTGTAGGCGTGCTGGTACGCTCCATGACAAACGACATACAGGAGGTAGCGCACACTGGCAACACGCGCTACGAGGATGGTGTTGAGAAAATT is a genomic window containing:
- the hemE gene encoding uroporphyrinogen decarboxylase encodes the protein MQLKNDLLIRAAKGEAVERTPVWLMRQAGRILPEYRAVRESLSGFKELVETPELAAEVTIQPVDILDVDAAIIFSDILVVPEAMGCTYEMIEKRGPIFPNTVRNEQDLRKLRVADPHEHLHYVLDAIKITKKALNSRVPLIGFAGAPWTILAYMVEGSGSKTFSHARGMLYTNPKLAHQLLRMITDTTISYLQAQVEAGANLIQVFDSWAGILSPAHYREFALPYISEICNAIRNVPVTVFAKGAFFALEDFSKLNCETIGLDWNMEIDKARQQVGPNKTLQGNMDPCLLYSSFDSIQHETIKMLKEFGPHRHIANLGHGVYPDTDPEKVKCFVQTVKEYGTVVGEAKS
- a CDS encoding MarC family protein; protein product: MELVLATFSAIFTVVNPFGAMPVFITLTQDDSAANRNQQALRACIYMALILSVFFLAGQYVLNFFGIGLSDIRIAGGLMIMRAGFGLLTSKAHRGKKVSKGVLKEGLEKDDISFTPLAMPMLSGPGAIAVSIGLFSPALSYPDISLIVLSITLVAVVTFIILIFSHQLINYLGKAGLSALSRIMGFIVLSIGVNFVSTGILSLLDR
- a CDS encoding NYN domain-containing protein, translating into MKNIPKNNKVDKMAMLIDGDNAQPSLIVKLMAEAGKYGAPTIRRIYGDWTTPQMNGWKECLNNHAIQPIQQFRYTVGKNATDSALIIDAMDLLHSGLVDGFCIVSSDSDYTRLATRIREEGTFVMGIGQRKTPKPFVNACNVFIFTENLTDDIDEKIEQSEKGSSDSTSQQRPNPVPLLKEAFTMSADEDGWAHLGMMGTNLRQLDPSFDPRTFGYGQLLQLISAYKDIFIIRKEEDKGRSAVYVKRKESRRRAPRKKSTEAAHNNG
- a CDS encoding DUF1028 domain-containing protein, whose amino-acid sequence is MNKYKITLLAMGVSLLAALGSAKAQVYKAEEPLAHTYSIVARDPKTGEMAVGVQSHWFSVGTAVPWVEAGVGVVATQSFTNKSFGLRGLALLKEGKTPEEALAVLLADDEGREVRQVAILDAQGRVAAHTGKQCIRYAGHITGKNFSVQANMMLTDKVWPAMAKAFERSEGQPLAERVLLAMQAAENEGGDIRGKQSAALVVVKGQKDDQPWDDKTIDLRVDDHEQPLKELERLLKVYRAYEHMNAGDLAIEKGQMQKAMEEYGKAEVMFPNNLEMKYWHAIGLANSGQVEEAAKLLREVYKKDANWRELTSRLPEVGLLDVSKQQMEKLMK